In the genome of Drosophila subpulchrella strain 33 F10 #4 breed RU33 chromosome 2L, RU_Dsub_v1.1 Primary Assembly, whole genome shotgun sequence, one region contains:
- the LOC119546171 gene encoding probable phosphorylase b kinase regulatory subunit beta isoform X4: MRNVPKSLGLSVTTPGGSSGAPDSGRHNSLEDINLDQFLKTSNYEDTVKQLDIYYGIVKRQLLRYQSPITGLFPVMSTDQVVGSVRDSVYCASAVWSLYQAYRRIDDDRGKSYELGQSTVKCMRGILECWVKQASRVELFKQRQSNQHALHSKFQLHTGEKIYPDEFYNHLQIDCVSLYLLFLVQMITSGLQIIYTHDEVAFVQNLVYYVERAYRTPDFGMWERGSKYNNGTPEIHASSIGMAKSALEAINGCNLFGEKGASWSVVYVDIDAHNRNRSIFETMLPRESSSKGVDASLLLTLSFPAFASHEDRLVEQTKQNVVNRLRCKMGFKRFTRDGFLSKNEDKSRRYYHSGELKEFEGLECEWPLFFIAMIIDGVFKNNNEQIEEFQNDLRRCLRTDVNGDPVVTMYYAPDGDGSYMRAPSQSLFLWGQSFFIIAQLLTAGLLHINELDPIRRYLPSYNRPRRAGRYSAFQGTATDLVVQIVLIAESMRLQAMMATYGIQTQTPHEVEPVQIWSSTELIKVYQHLGVNNKVGLSGRPSRPVGSLGTSKVYRICGMTVLCYPLIFEVSDFYLYRDMALLIDDIKTELQFVGKYWRLSGRPTVCLLIREEHMRDPQFKEMLDLLAMLKKGYCDGMKVRIGRLQNLISSSCIEHLDFMNQSDLTDNENAFSQINHEYIGYQSLTDVPKALTYVEEKISVAHFDTKPTPDIINALRNTDSIYCLCQLWGIILNREGPHFEVNGLNVSTALTQLYHRAGSLRYWRAVRYCSSLLHHIVDSISPFITTVLVNGKELTVGIIGQKETVFDKPMTPAEIQNVMYTSVQPYDVIQAVLQQEVVLYCGRLIATNPSMFRGILKIRIGWVLEAMRIYLQISGQQSIDVDNLSPFQVRILLQKVLTVSEWAVEEKLTTLQRRQLEGCLCRVPKHFYNKIWEILQRTPQGILTQGHHLPATPTLTNMSRGELTFNLLVEETLICIDRPERRQITVELLCIVATILNRNPELHFKQALDLDDILAEAFAMYCKDNNIQHQPKPQSQQTKNEDLKAFYSLPYSETTGYLARAAVNKVLQGGIFSTNDEEVQLDGDRLFDDNCKVS, translated from the exons ATGCGTAATGTGCCGAAATC ACTCGGTCTCTCGGTCACAACTCCAGGCGGCAGTTCGGGGGCTCCGGACAGCGGACGCCACAACAGCTTGGAGGACATAAATCTGGACCAGTTCCTGAAGACGTCCAACTACGAGGACACGGTGAAGCAGCTGGACATCTACTATGGCATCG TCAAGCGTCAGTTGCTGCGCTACCAGAGCCCCATCACCGGCCTGTTTCCCGTGATGAGCACCGACCAGGTGGTGGGATCCGTGCGAGACAGTGTCTACTGTGCCTCCGCCGTTTGGAGTTTGTACCAGGCCTACAGGCGGATCGACGATGACCGCGGAAAGTCCTACGAACTGGGCCAGAGCACCGTCAAGTGCATGCGAGGCATCCTGGAGTGCTGGGTCAAGCAGGCGTCGCGGGTGGAGCTCTTCAAGCAGCGCCAGTCCAACCAGCATGCCCTCCACAGCAAGTTCCAGCTGCACACCGGCGAGAAGATCTACCCGGATGAGTTTTACAACCATCTGCAGATCGATTGC GTTTCCCTCTACCTGCTGTTCCTTGTCCAGATGATAACCTCCGGCCTGCAGATCATCTACACCCACGACGAGGTGGCCTTTGTTCAGAATCTCGTTTACTACGTGGAGCGCGCCTATCGTACACCCGACTTTGGCATGTGGGAGCGGGGCTCCAAGTACAACAATGGCACCCCGGAGATCCATGCCTCCTCCATTGGCATGGCCAAGTCCGCCCTGGAGGCCATCAACGGATGCAACCTGTTCGGCGAGAAGGGAGCTTCGTGGAGCGTTGTCTATGTGGACATTGATGCCCACAACCGCAATCGCAGTATTTTCGAAACCATGCTGCCCAGGGAGTCCAGTTCAAAG GGAGTGGATGCTTCCCTGCTGCTCACCCTATCCTTCCCAGCCTTTGCCTCGCATGAGGATCGGCTGGTGGAGCAGACCAAACAGAATGTGGTAAATCGTTTGCGCTGCAAAATGGGCTTCAAGCGCTTCACCCGCGATGGTTTCCTCAGCAAAAACGAGGACAAATCTCGGCGCTACTATCATTCTGGGGAGCTAAAGGAATTCGAAGGCCTTGAGTGCGAATGGCCGCTCTTCTTTATAGCCATGATCATCGATGGCGTATTCAAGAACAACAACGAACAGATCGAGGAGTTCCAGAACGACCTGCGGCGCTGTTTGCGCACAGATGTCAATGGAGATCCCGTGGTGACGATGTACTACGCCCCGGATGGAGATGGCTCCTACATGCGTGCTCCTTCGCAATCGCTGTTTCTCTGGGGACAGTCCTTCTTCATCATTGCCCAGCTGCTAACCGCAGGGCTGCTGCACATCAACGAATTGGATCCAATTCGCCGCTACTTGCCAAGCTACAATCGCCCCAGAAGGGCGGGTCGGTATTCGGCCTTCCAG GGAACTGCCACTGATCTTGTGGTGCAGATTGTCCTGATTGCTGAGTCCATGCGACTGCAGGCTATGATGGCCACCTATGGAATTCAAACACAGACGCCACATGAG GTTGAACCTGTGCAAATCTGGAGCTCCACAGAGCTCATTAAAGTCTATCAACATCTTGGAGTCAACAACAAGGTTGGCTTGTCCGGTCGTCCATCGAGACCCGTGGGTTCCTTGGGCACCAGCAAGGTGTACCGAATCTGCGGCATGACCGTTCTCTGCTACCCACTGATCTTCGAGGTCTCCGACTTTTATCTCTACCGGGACATGGCTCTGCTAATTGACGACATCAAGACAGAGCTACAGTTTGTGGGCAAGTACTGGCGCTTATCGGGTCGGCCCACGGTTTGCCTTCTCATCCGGGAGGAGCACATGCGGGATCCGCAGTTTAAGGAGATGCTCGACCTGCTGGCCATGCTCAAAAAGGGCTACTGCGATGGCATGAAAGTTCGCATCGGTCGTCTGCAGAATCTGATCAGCAGTTCGTGCATCGAGCATCTGGATTTCATGAACCAAAGTGATCTGACCGATAACGAGAATGCATTCTCGCAGATAAACCATGAGTACATTGGCTATCAATCGCTGACAGATGTGCCCAAAGCACTTACTTATGTGGAGGAGAAGATTTCCGTTGCG CACTTTGATACCAAACCCACGCCGGACATCATCAATGCTCTGCGGAACACGGATTCCATTTACTGTCTGTGCCAATTGTGGGGTATTATTCTCAACCGCGAGGGTCCGCACTTCGAGGTCAACGGCTTGAATGTAAGCACGGCCTTGACCCAGCTCTACCATCGCGCAGGTTCCCTTCGCTACTGGCGGGCTGTGCGATACTGCTCCTCTCTTCTCCACCACATTGTGGACTCAATCAGTCCTTTTATTACCACTGTGCTGGTGAATGGCAAGGAACTCACAGTGGGCATCATTGGCCAGAAGGAGACGGTGTTCGATAAGCCCATGACGCCGGCGGAGATCCAAAATGTCATGTACACTAGTGTCCAGCCATACGACGTCATTCAGGCGGTGCTGCAGCAGGAAGTGGTTCTGTATTGTGGCCGTCTGATAGCCACCAATCCATCCATGTTCCGTGGCATACTGAAAATTCGCATTGGTTGGGTGCTGGAGGCCATGCGAATCTATCTACAAATCTCAGGTCAACAAAGCATCGATGTGGACAATCTCTCGCCCTTCCAAGTCCGCATACTTCTTCAGAAAGTTCTAACTGTCAGCGAGTGGGCTGTGGAGGAAAA GCTTACCACCCTGCAACGTCGTCAGCTTGAGGGCTGCTTGTGCCGCGTGCCAAAACATTTCTACAACAAAATCTGGGAGATCCTTCAGCGAACACCTCAGGGCATTTTGACCCAGGGTCATCACCTGCCAGCCACACCCACACTGACCAACATGAGTCGCGGCGAGTTGACCTTTAATCTGCTGGTCGAGGAGACTCTGATTTGCATTGACCGTCCGGAAAGGCGTCAGATAACCGTGGAGCTGCTTTGCATTGTGGCCACAATTCTCAATCG caatcctgaGCTGCACTTCAAACAAGCTCTAGACTTGGACGACATCCTGGCTGAGGCGTTTGCGATGTACTGCAAGGACAACAACATACAGCACCAACCGAAGCCGCAATCTCAGCAGACCAAGAACGAGGATCTCAAGGCTTTCTACTCGCTGCCATATTCAGAGACCACGGGCTATTTGGCTCGCGCCGCCGTCAACAAGGTCTTGCAGGGCGGCATCTTCTCCACCAACGATGAGGAAGTTCAGCTAGATGGCGATCGTTTGTTTGACGACAACTGCAAGGTGTCTTAA
- the LOC119546171 gene encoding probable phosphorylase b kinase regulatory subunit beta isoform X3, with protein sequence MRNVPKSLGLSVTTPGGSSGAPDSGRHNSLEDINLDQFLKTSNYEDTVKQLDIYYGIVKRQLLRYQSPITGLFPVMSTDQVVGSVRDSVYCASAVWSLYQAYRRIDDDRGKSYELGQSTVKCMRGILECWVKQASRVELFKQRQSNQHALHSKFQLHTGEKIYPDEFYNHLQIDCVSLYLLFLVQMITSGLQIIYTHDEVAFVQNLVYYVERAYRTPDFGMWERGSKYNNGTPEIHASSIGMAKSALEAINGCNLFGEKGASWSVVYVDIDAHNRNRSIFETMLPRESSSKGVDASLLLTLSFPAFASHEDRLVEQTKQNVVNRLRCKMGFKRFTRDGFLSKNEDKSRRYYHSGELKEFEGLECEWPLFFIAMIIDGVFKNNNEQIEEFQNDLRRCLRTDVNGDPVVTMYYAPDGDGSYMRAPSQSLFLWGQSFFIIAQLLTAGLLHINELDPIRRYLPSYNRPRRAGRYSAFQAKPGTGTATDLVVQIVLIAESMRLQAMMATYGIQTQTPHEVEPVQIWSSTELIKVYQHLGVNNKVGLSGRPSRPVGSLGTSKVYRICGMTVLCYPLIFEVSDFYLYRDMALLIDDIKTELQFVGKYWRLSGRPTVCLLIREEHMRDPQFKEMLDLLAMLKKGYCDGMKVRIGRLQNLISSSCIEHLDFMNQSDLTDNENAFSQINHEYIGYQSLTDVPKALTYVEEKISVAHFDTKPTPDIINALRNTDSIYCLCQLWGIILNREGPHFEVNGLNVSTALTQLYHRAGSLRYWRAVRYCSSLLHHIVDSISPFITTVLVNGKELTVGIIGQKETVFDKPMTPAEIQNVMYTSVQPYDVIQAVLQQEVVLYCGRLIATNPSMFRGILKIRIGWVLEAMRIYLQISGQQSIDVDNLSPFQVRILLQKVLTVSEWAVEEKLTTLQRRQLEGCLCRVPKHFYNKIWEILQRTPQGILTQGHHLPATPTLTNMSRGELTFNLLVEETLICIDRPERRQITVELLCIVATILNRNPELHFKQALDLDDILAEAFAMYCKDNNIQHQPKPQSQQTKNEDLKAFYSLPYSETTGYLARAAVNKVLQGGIFSTNDEEVQLDGDRLFDDNCKVS encoded by the exons ATGCGTAATGTGCCGAAATC ACTCGGTCTCTCGGTCACAACTCCAGGCGGCAGTTCGGGGGCTCCGGACAGCGGACGCCACAACAGCTTGGAGGACATAAATCTGGACCAGTTCCTGAAGACGTCCAACTACGAGGACACGGTGAAGCAGCTGGACATCTACTATGGCATCG TCAAGCGTCAGTTGCTGCGCTACCAGAGCCCCATCACCGGCCTGTTTCCCGTGATGAGCACCGACCAGGTGGTGGGATCCGTGCGAGACAGTGTCTACTGTGCCTCCGCCGTTTGGAGTTTGTACCAGGCCTACAGGCGGATCGACGATGACCGCGGAAAGTCCTACGAACTGGGCCAGAGCACCGTCAAGTGCATGCGAGGCATCCTGGAGTGCTGGGTCAAGCAGGCGTCGCGGGTGGAGCTCTTCAAGCAGCGCCAGTCCAACCAGCATGCCCTCCACAGCAAGTTCCAGCTGCACACCGGCGAGAAGATCTACCCGGATGAGTTTTACAACCATCTGCAGATCGATTGC GTTTCCCTCTACCTGCTGTTCCTTGTCCAGATGATAACCTCCGGCCTGCAGATCATCTACACCCACGACGAGGTGGCCTTTGTTCAGAATCTCGTTTACTACGTGGAGCGCGCCTATCGTACACCCGACTTTGGCATGTGGGAGCGGGGCTCCAAGTACAACAATGGCACCCCGGAGATCCATGCCTCCTCCATTGGCATGGCCAAGTCCGCCCTGGAGGCCATCAACGGATGCAACCTGTTCGGCGAGAAGGGAGCTTCGTGGAGCGTTGTCTATGTGGACATTGATGCCCACAACCGCAATCGCAGTATTTTCGAAACCATGCTGCCCAGGGAGTCCAGTTCAAAG GGAGTGGATGCTTCCCTGCTGCTCACCCTATCCTTCCCAGCCTTTGCCTCGCATGAGGATCGGCTGGTGGAGCAGACCAAACAGAATGTGGTAAATCGTTTGCGCTGCAAAATGGGCTTCAAGCGCTTCACCCGCGATGGTTTCCTCAGCAAAAACGAGGACAAATCTCGGCGCTACTATCATTCTGGGGAGCTAAAGGAATTCGAAGGCCTTGAGTGCGAATGGCCGCTCTTCTTTATAGCCATGATCATCGATGGCGTATTCAAGAACAACAACGAACAGATCGAGGAGTTCCAGAACGACCTGCGGCGCTGTTTGCGCACAGATGTCAATGGAGATCCCGTGGTGACGATGTACTACGCCCCGGATGGAGATGGCTCCTACATGCGTGCTCCTTCGCAATCGCTGTTTCTCTGGGGACAGTCCTTCTTCATCATTGCCCAGCTGCTAACCGCAGGGCTGCTGCACATCAACGAATTGGATCCAATTCGCCGCTACTTGCCAAGCTACAATCGCCCCAGAAGGGCGGGTCGGTATTCGGCCTTCCAG GCTAAACCGGGCACT GGAACTGCCACTGATCTTGTGGTGCAGATTGTCCTGATTGCTGAGTCCATGCGACTGCAGGCTATGATGGCCACCTATGGAATTCAAACACAGACGCCACATGAG GTTGAACCTGTGCAAATCTGGAGCTCCACAGAGCTCATTAAAGTCTATCAACATCTTGGAGTCAACAACAAGGTTGGCTTGTCCGGTCGTCCATCGAGACCCGTGGGTTCCTTGGGCACCAGCAAGGTGTACCGAATCTGCGGCATGACCGTTCTCTGCTACCCACTGATCTTCGAGGTCTCCGACTTTTATCTCTACCGGGACATGGCTCTGCTAATTGACGACATCAAGACAGAGCTACAGTTTGTGGGCAAGTACTGGCGCTTATCGGGTCGGCCCACGGTTTGCCTTCTCATCCGGGAGGAGCACATGCGGGATCCGCAGTTTAAGGAGATGCTCGACCTGCTGGCCATGCTCAAAAAGGGCTACTGCGATGGCATGAAAGTTCGCATCGGTCGTCTGCAGAATCTGATCAGCAGTTCGTGCATCGAGCATCTGGATTTCATGAACCAAAGTGATCTGACCGATAACGAGAATGCATTCTCGCAGATAAACCATGAGTACATTGGCTATCAATCGCTGACAGATGTGCCCAAAGCACTTACTTATGTGGAGGAGAAGATTTCCGTTGCG CACTTTGATACCAAACCCACGCCGGACATCATCAATGCTCTGCGGAACACGGATTCCATTTACTGTCTGTGCCAATTGTGGGGTATTATTCTCAACCGCGAGGGTCCGCACTTCGAGGTCAACGGCTTGAATGTAAGCACGGCCTTGACCCAGCTCTACCATCGCGCAGGTTCCCTTCGCTACTGGCGGGCTGTGCGATACTGCTCCTCTCTTCTCCACCACATTGTGGACTCAATCAGTCCTTTTATTACCACTGTGCTGGTGAATGGCAAGGAACTCACAGTGGGCATCATTGGCCAGAAGGAGACGGTGTTCGATAAGCCCATGACGCCGGCGGAGATCCAAAATGTCATGTACACTAGTGTCCAGCCATACGACGTCATTCAGGCGGTGCTGCAGCAGGAAGTGGTTCTGTATTGTGGCCGTCTGATAGCCACCAATCCATCCATGTTCCGTGGCATACTGAAAATTCGCATTGGTTGGGTGCTGGAGGCCATGCGAATCTATCTACAAATCTCAGGTCAACAAAGCATCGATGTGGACAATCTCTCGCCCTTCCAAGTCCGCATACTTCTTCAGAAAGTTCTAACTGTCAGCGAGTGGGCTGTGGAGGAAAA GCTTACCACCCTGCAACGTCGTCAGCTTGAGGGCTGCTTGTGCCGCGTGCCAAAACATTTCTACAACAAAATCTGGGAGATCCTTCAGCGAACACCTCAGGGCATTTTGACCCAGGGTCATCACCTGCCAGCCACACCCACACTGACCAACATGAGTCGCGGCGAGTTGACCTTTAATCTGCTGGTCGAGGAGACTCTGATTTGCATTGACCGTCCGGAAAGGCGTCAGATAACCGTGGAGCTGCTTTGCATTGTGGCCACAATTCTCAATCG caatcctgaGCTGCACTTCAAACAAGCTCTAGACTTGGACGACATCCTGGCTGAGGCGTTTGCGATGTACTGCAAGGACAACAACATACAGCACCAACCGAAGCCGCAATCTCAGCAGACCAAGAACGAGGATCTCAAGGCTTTCTACTCGCTGCCATATTCAGAGACCACGGGCTATTTGGCTCGCGCCGCCGTCAACAAGGTCTTGCAGGGCGGCATCTTCTCCACCAACGATGAGGAAGTTCAGCTAGATGGCGATCGTTTGTTTGACGACAACTGCAAGGTGTCTTAA
- the LOC119546171 gene encoding probable phosphorylase b kinase regulatory subunit beta isoform X1, giving the protein MRNVPKSLGLSVTTPGGSSGAPDSGRHNSLEDINLDQFLKTSNYEDTVKQLDIYYGIVKRQLLRYQSPITGLFPVMSTDQVVGSVRDSVYCASAVWSLYQAYRRIDDDRGKSYELGQSTVKCMRGILECWVKQASRVELFKQRQSNQHALHSKFQLHTGEKIYPDEFYNHLQIDCVSLYLLFLVQMITSGLQIIYTHDEVAFVQNLVYYVERAYRTPDFGMWERGSKYNNGTPEIHASSIGMAKSALEAINGCNLFGEKGASWSVVYVDIDAHNRNRSIFETMLPRESSSKGVDASLLLTLSFPAFASHEDRLVEQTKQNVVNRLRCKMGFKRFTRDGFLSKNEDKSRRYYHSGELKEFEGLECEWPLFFIAMIIDGVFKNNNEQIEEFQNDLRRCLRTDVNGDPVVTMYYAPDGDGSYMRAPSQSLFLWGQSFFIIAQLLTAGLLHINELDPIRRYLPSYNRPRRAGRYSAFQKPRIPIILDDKKGTATDLVVQIVLIAESMRLQAMMATYGIQTQTPHEVEPVQIWSSTELIKVYQHLGVNNKVGLSGRPSRPVGSLGTSKVYRICGMTVLCYPLIFEVSDFYLYRDMALLIDDIKTELQFVGKYWRLSGRPTVCLLIREEHMRDPQFKEMLDLLAMLKKGYCDGMKVRIGRLQNLISSSCIEHLDFMNQSDLTDNENAFSQINHEYIGYQSLTDVPKALTYVEEKISVAHFDTKPTPDIINALRNTDSIYCLCQLWGIILNREGPHFEVNGLNVSTALTQLYHRAGSLRYWRAVRYCSSLLHHIVDSISPFITTVLVNGKELTVGIIGQKETVFDKPMTPAEIQNVMYTSVQPYDVIQAVLQQEVVLYCGRLIATNPSMFRGILKIRIGWVLEAMRIYLQISGQQSIDVDNLSPFQVRILLQKVLTVSEWAVEEKLTTLQRRQLEGCLCRVPKHFYNKIWEILQRTPQGILTQGHHLPATPTLTNMSRGELTFNLLVEETLICIDRPERRQITVELLCIVATILNRNPELHFKQALDLDDILAEAFAMYCKDNNIQHQPKPQSQQTKNEDLKAFYSLPYSETTGYLARAAVNKVLQGGIFSTNDEEVQLDGDRLFDDNCKVS; this is encoded by the exons ATGCGTAATGTGCCGAAATC ACTCGGTCTCTCGGTCACAACTCCAGGCGGCAGTTCGGGGGCTCCGGACAGCGGACGCCACAACAGCTTGGAGGACATAAATCTGGACCAGTTCCTGAAGACGTCCAACTACGAGGACACGGTGAAGCAGCTGGACATCTACTATGGCATCG TCAAGCGTCAGTTGCTGCGCTACCAGAGCCCCATCACCGGCCTGTTTCCCGTGATGAGCACCGACCAGGTGGTGGGATCCGTGCGAGACAGTGTCTACTGTGCCTCCGCCGTTTGGAGTTTGTACCAGGCCTACAGGCGGATCGACGATGACCGCGGAAAGTCCTACGAACTGGGCCAGAGCACCGTCAAGTGCATGCGAGGCATCCTGGAGTGCTGGGTCAAGCAGGCGTCGCGGGTGGAGCTCTTCAAGCAGCGCCAGTCCAACCAGCATGCCCTCCACAGCAAGTTCCAGCTGCACACCGGCGAGAAGATCTACCCGGATGAGTTTTACAACCATCTGCAGATCGATTGC GTTTCCCTCTACCTGCTGTTCCTTGTCCAGATGATAACCTCCGGCCTGCAGATCATCTACACCCACGACGAGGTGGCCTTTGTTCAGAATCTCGTTTACTACGTGGAGCGCGCCTATCGTACACCCGACTTTGGCATGTGGGAGCGGGGCTCCAAGTACAACAATGGCACCCCGGAGATCCATGCCTCCTCCATTGGCATGGCCAAGTCCGCCCTGGAGGCCATCAACGGATGCAACCTGTTCGGCGAGAAGGGAGCTTCGTGGAGCGTTGTCTATGTGGACATTGATGCCCACAACCGCAATCGCAGTATTTTCGAAACCATGCTGCCCAGGGAGTCCAGTTCAAAG GGAGTGGATGCTTCCCTGCTGCTCACCCTATCCTTCCCAGCCTTTGCCTCGCATGAGGATCGGCTGGTGGAGCAGACCAAACAGAATGTGGTAAATCGTTTGCGCTGCAAAATGGGCTTCAAGCGCTTCACCCGCGATGGTTTCCTCAGCAAAAACGAGGACAAATCTCGGCGCTACTATCATTCTGGGGAGCTAAAGGAATTCGAAGGCCTTGAGTGCGAATGGCCGCTCTTCTTTATAGCCATGATCATCGATGGCGTATTCAAGAACAACAACGAACAGATCGAGGAGTTCCAGAACGACCTGCGGCGCTGTTTGCGCACAGATGTCAATGGAGATCCCGTGGTGACGATGTACTACGCCCCGGATGGAGATGGCTCCTACATGCGTGCTCCTTCGCAATCGCTGTTTCTCTGGGGACAGTCCTTCTTCATCATTGCCCAGCTGCTAACCGCAGGGCTGCTGCACATCAACGAATTGGATCCAATTCGCCGCTACTTGCCAAGCTACAATCGCCCCAGAAGGGCGGGTCGGTATTCGGCCTTCCAG AAACCACGCATTCCTATAATATTGGATGACAAGAAG GGAACTGCCACTGATCTTGTGGTGCAGATTGTCCTGATTGCTGAGTCCATGCGACTGCAGGCTATGATGGCCACCTATGGAATTCAAACACAGACGCCACATGAG GTTGAACCTGTGCAAATCTGGAGCTCCACAGAGCTCATTAAAGTCTATCAACATCTTGGAGTCAACAACAAGGTTGGCTTGTCCGGTCGTCCATCGAGACCCGTGGGTTCCTTGGGCACCAGCAAGGTGTACCGAATCTGCGGCATGACCGTTCTCTGCTACCCACTGATCTTCGAGGTCTCCGACTTTTATCTCTACCGGGACATGGCTCTGCTAATTGACGACATCAAGACAGAGCTACAGTTTGTGGGCAAGTACTGGCGCTTATCGGGTCGGCCCACGGTTTGCCTTCTCATCCGGGAGGAGCACATGCGGGATCCGCAGTTTAAGGAGATGCTCGACCTGCTGGCCATGCTCAAAAAGGGCTACTGCGATGGCATGAAAGTTCGCATCGGTCGTCTGCAGAATCTGATCAGCAGTTCGTGCATCGAGCATCTGGATTTCATGAACCAAAGTGATCTGACCGATAACGAGAATGCATTCTCGCAGATAAACCATGAGTACATTGGCTATCAATCGCTGACAGATGTGCCCAAAGCACTTACTTATGTGGAGGAGAAGATTTCCGTTGCG CACTTTGATACCAAACCCACGCCGGACATCATCAATGCTCTGCGGAACACGGATTCCATTTACTGTCTGTGCCAATTGTGGGGTATTATTCTCAACCGCGAGGGTCCGCACTTCGAGGTCAACGGCTTGAATGTAAGCACGGCCTTGACCCAGCTCTACCATCGCGCAGGTTCCCTTCGCTACTGGCGGGCTGTGCGATACTGCTCCTCTCTTCTCCACCACATTGTGGACTCAATCAGTCCTTTTATTACCACTGTGCTGGTGAATGGCAAGGAACTCACAGTGGGCATCATTGGCCAGAAGGAGACGGTGTTCGATAAGCCCATGACGCCGGCGGAGATCCAAAATGTCATGTACACTAGTGTCCAGCCATACGACGTCATTCAGGCGGTGCTGCAGCAGGAAGTGGTTCTGTATTGTGGCCGTCTGATAGCCACCAATCCATCCATGTTCCGTGGCATACTGAAAATTCGCATTGGTTGGGTGCTGGAGGCCATGCGAATCTATCTACAAATCTCAGGTCAACAAAGCATCGATGTGGACAATCTCTCGCCCTTCCAAGTCCGCATACTTCTTCAGAAAGTTCTAACTGTCAGCGAGTGGGCTGTGGAGGAAAA GCTTACCACCCTGCAACGTCGTCAGCTTGAGGGCTGCTTGTGCCGCGTGCCAAAACATTTCTACAACAAAATCTGGGAGATCCTTCAGCGAACACCTCAGGGCATTTTGACCCAGGGTCATCACCTGCCAGCCACACCCACACTGACCAACATGAGTCGCGGCGAGTTGACCTTTAATCTGCTGGTCGAGGAGACTCTGATTTGCATTGACCGTCCGGAAAGGCGTCAGATAACCGTGGAGCTGCTTTGCATTGTGGCCACAATTCTCAATCG caatcctgaGCTGCACTTCAAACAAGCTCTAGACTTGGACGACATCCTGGCTGAGGCGTTTGCGATGTACTGCAAGGACAACAACATACAGCACCAACCGAAGCCGCAATCTCAGCAGACCAAGAACGAGGATCTCAAGGCTTTCTACTCGCTGCCATATTCAGAGACCACGGGCTATTTGGCTCGCGCCGCCGTCAACAAGGTCTTGCAGGGCGGCATCTTCTCCACCAACGATGAGGAAGTTCAGCTAGATGGCGATCGTTTGTTTGACGACAACTGCAAGGTGTCTTAA